From one Candidatus Nitrospira nitrosa genomic stretch:
- a CDS encoding CHASE domain-containing protein, which produces MPHLPNMAFGTQDDHSHAPEAPVTPGWVGSRTTDSSMNKQMTPPFSIYSGLMLAIAYVVLGKLGLMLAIQPGYASGIFPPAGLAIAAAYLWGSPALPWIVLGSLTLNLSVTAAPLQTSATVAALCIAMASALQSWFGRAVLQRTVGLTTGLETIEHIGGYLLAAPFICLMGASLSVASLVQLRVIPSDQAFVAWLTWAIGDTLGMVSIFPIMLALFGKPDSVWRGRRLIVSSIMAVSVTLVGIAYVSTHQIESAQITQRFHFQADRLAKKIQDHFDEQEFILEQLDRALSMSQREPISHKAFGALAQPALSRFPMLQAIEWAPEIPLDRRAMFEASQKQWLPEFVITQRNESGTIVPVLDRPIYYPVTYVEPLAQNRKALGFDLGSTPTRKAAVLQARQAESPIATEPVTLVQEQGTQQGILLIRRIQSGANAPGFVITVLRAGDFIGKLLPEGGELTVSLVDVEQNTMIYGTRLTTAHETVSTHSLRFGGRQYHLSIKPSSAIVAAFPDWQSWGLLLGGILGDALLGAVLLLITGTTNHVQTQVEERTQQLALKSDLLQAIIDTVPVRVFWKDRALRYLGCNPAFARDAGKSDPSELLGKSDYDLVWANEAAQYQTDDMTVITSESPRMAFDEPQTTPSGQTAWLRTSKVPLKNQENQIIGVLGTYEDISEQRATEARLRASEERFTLAMQAATDGLWDWNIETQITYLSPQWKAMLGYADKELDDSFATWERLVDEAGRVRTMGLIHDCLYGKSNGFRSEFRMRHKDGHWVDILSRAMIVRDQNGKPVRMVGTHVDITEHNAVARQLEEAAGIMEKQNQALVVAHEQAKKSAEAKSVFLASMSHEIRTPLNAIIGMADLLQETSLSQDQADYVQLFGQAADHLMGLINSILDLSKIEAGELRLEQISFNPHELVTTVQDLMAVNAETKQLTLDVQMHPDLPSTVTGDPMRLRQVLMNLVGNAIKFTEHGQVVLTVNAAGPDCMRFVVSDTGIGIPPDKLPFIFESFTQGDASTTRKYGGTGLGLSICQQLVSLMKGQLKATSTVGVGSTFEFTIRLPSVIDTVTPLANSHVREQTEPVSAPSSRRLNILVVDDLEDNRAIVAHYLKNSYYVIEMAENGQMAVEKFQTGRYDLVLMDVQMPLMDGLQATSAIRQWERAHHRIPTPILALTAHALEEDAKKSLDAGCTAHLTKPIKKQTLLRAISDYISPDTERAA; this is translated from the coding sequence ATGCCGCACCTTCCCAATATGGCTTTTGGGACACAAGACGACCACTCACATGCGCCTGAAGCACCGGTCACTCCCGGCTGGGTCGGAAGTCGGACCACCGATTCCTCCATGAACAAACAGATGACACCTCCGTTCTCTATCTACTCCGGCTTGATGCTTGCCATAGCCTATGTCGTCCTTGGCAAACTCGGGCTCATGCTGGCCATCCAGCCGGGATACGCCTCAGGAATCTTTCCACCTGCAGGTCTGGCAATTGCCGCGGCCTATCTCTGGGGAAGTCCAGCGCTTCCATGGATCGTTCTGGGATCTCTTACGCTCAACCTCTCGGTCACTGCCGCTCCCCTACAGACCTCAGCGACTGTGGCTGCCCTCTGTATCGCCATGGCTTCTGCTTTACAGTCGTGGTTCGGACGGGCTGTGTTGCAACGCACCGTTGGCCTGACAACGGGTCTTGAGACCATCGAACATATCGGCGGGTACCTCCTGGCCGCTCCATTCATCTGCCTCATGGGCGCGTCTTTGTCCGTGGCCAGCCTGGTTCAGCTGAGAGTCATTCCATCGGATCAGGCCTTCGTGGCATGGCTGACATGGGCGATCGGCGATACCTTGGGCATGGTGTCGATCTTCCCGATTATGCTGGCACTCTTCGGCAAACCCGACTCGGTCTGGAGAGGTCGTCGGTTGATCGTCTCGTCGATCATGGCCGTTTCCGTCACGCTCGTGGGGATTGCGTATGTCAGTACCCACCAGATCGAGTCGGCACAAATAACCCAGCGCTTTCACTTCCAAGCCGACCGTCTGGCTAAGAAGATCCAGGATCATTTTGACGAACAGGAATTCATCCTTGAGCAGCTGGATAGGGCCCTGTCCATGTCTCAGCGTGAACCAATAAGCCATAAAGCCTTTGGAGCGCTTGCGCAGCCCGCGTTGAGTCGGTTTCCCATGCTACAAGCGATCGAGTGGGCACCGGAGATTCCGTTGGACCGACGCGCGATGTTCGAAGCGTCCCAGAAACAATGGCTTCCGGAGTTTGTGATTACCCAGCGTAACGAGTCAGGCACGATCGTCCCCGTACTGGACCGGCCCATCTACTACCCGGTCACCTATGTCGAGCCGCTCGCCCAAAACCGGAAAGCTCTCGGCTTTGATCTAGGCTCAACCCCGACCCGCAAAGCAGCAGTTTTACAGGCGCGCCAAGCCGAGAGCCCCATCGCGACCGAGCCAGTCACGCTTGTACAGGAGCAGGGTACTCAACAGGGCATCCTGCTGATCCGACGCATTCAATCCGGTGCCAATGCACCGGGATTCGTCATCACGGTCTTACGAGCAGGTGACTTCATCGGGAAGTTACTTCCCGAGGGAGGTGAACTGACGGTCAGTCTCGTGGACGTCGAGCAGAATACGATGATCTACGGGACTCGCCTAACGACAGCTCATGAGACGGTATCTACACACAGCCTGCGGTTCGGTGGAAGGCAGTATCACCTATCCATCAAGCCATCCTCAGCAATCGTCGCCGCCTTTCCCGACTGGCAAAGCTGGGGTCTGCTGCTCGGAGGCATCCTGGGGGATGCCTTGCTGGGAGCCGTGTTGCTTCTGATCACCGGGACCACGAACCACGTACAAACACAAGTCGAAGAGCGCACTCAACAGCTGGCCCTGAAAAGCGATCTCTTGCAGGCCATCATCGATACCGTTCCCGTGCGTGTATTCTGGAAAGATCGAGCATTGCGCTACCTCGGCTGTAATCCTGCCTTCGCACGGGATGCCGGAAAAAGCGATCCCAGTGAGCTGCTTGGTAAAAGCGATTATGATCTCGTCTGGGCAAACGAGGCAGCTCAATATCAAACCGATGACATGACGGTTATCACGTCCGAAAGCCCGAGGATGGCCTTCGACGAGCCGCAAACCACCCCGTCCGGCCAGACAGCCTGGTTACGGACCTCGAAGGTGCCGCTCAAAAATCAGGAAAACCAGATCATCGGTGTATTGGGTACATACGAAGATATTTCGGAACAGCGAGCCACAGAAGCCCGGTTACGTGCATCAGAAGAGCGCTTCACCTTGGCTATGCAAGCCGCGACGGACGGCCTGTGGGACTGGAACATTGAGACCCAGATCACGTACCTGTCCCCTCAATGGAAAGCGATGCTGGGCTATGCGGACAAGGAGCTCGACGACAGCTTCGCCACCTGGGAACGGTTAGTGGACGAAGCCGGCCGGGTACGGACCATGGGGCTCATTCATGACTGTCTCTATGGAAAAAGCAATGGGTTTAGGTCTGAGTTCCGGATGCGTCACAAAGACGGCCACTGGGTCGATATCCTGTCCAGAGCAATGATCGTTCGAGATCAGAATGGGAAGCCCGTACGCATGGTCGGCACCCATGTGGATATCACTGAACACAATGCGGTCGCAAGACAGCTGGAAGAGGCTGCGGGGATCATGGAGAAGCAGAACCAGGCACTCGTCGTCGCACACGAACAGGCCAAGAAGTCAGCCGAGGCCAAGAGTGTCTTCCTGGCATCCATGAGCCACGAAATCCGTACACCATTGAACGCAATTATCGGGATGGCCGACTTGCTCCAAGAAACCTCTCTGAGCCAAGACCAGGCAGACTATGTCCAACTCTTCGGCCAAGCCGCCGACCATCTCATGGGCTTGATCAACAGTATCCTGGACCTTTCCAAGATCGAAGCCGGCGAGCTGCGGCTAGAACAGATCTCCTTCAATCCTCATGAACTGGTGACCACAGTGCAAGACTTGATGGCTGTGAATGCCGAGACCAAGCAACTCACGCTGGACGTGCAGATGCATCCCGATCTTCCCTCCACTGTCACCGGCGATCCCATGCGTCTACGACAAGTCCTCATGAATCTTGTCGGGAATGCCATCAAGTTCACGGAGCACGGACAGGTCGTGCTGACGGTCAATGCCGCAGGCCCCGATTGCATGCGGTTTGTGGTCTCGGATACCGGCATCGGGATTCCGCCGGACAAGCTTCCGTTCATCTTTGAGAGCTTCACACAAGGAGATGCGAGCACCACCCGGAAGTACGGCGGCACGGGTCTAGGACTCTCCATTTGCCAGCAATTAGTCTCCCTGATGAAGGGGCAACTTAAAGCAACAAGCACCGTCGGGGTCGGCTCGACGTTTGAATTCACCATCCGTTTGCCGAGCGTGATCGACACAGTGACACCGCTAGCAAATAGCCACGTTCGGGAACAAACCGAGCCGGTCTCCGCACCGTCATCGCGACGGCTCAATATTTTGGTCGTCGACGATCTCGAAGATAATCGTGCGATTGTGGCGCACTACCTGAAGAACAGTTACTATGTCATCGAGATGGCTGAAAATGGCCAAATGGCCGTCGAGAAATTTCAGACAGGCAGGTACGACCTTGTGCTCATGGATGTGCAAATGCCGCTTATGGACGGGCTTCAGGCCACCAGCGCGATTCGTCAATGGGAGCGGGCTCACCACCGTATCCCCACCCCGATTCTTGCGCTCACCGCCCATGCCCTTGAGGAGGATGCGAAGAAAAGCCTGGATGCCGGCTGCACCGCACATTTAACCAAGCCGATTAAAAAGCAGACGCTGCTCAGAGCAATCAGCGATTATATCTCGCCGGACACCGAGCGAGCAGCATAG
- a CDS encoding PAS domain S-box protein: MKRFRDLSILSKLAIAFGFMELLLVGMSVLSVRSTIQFHDRIDTLYQTHVLPTTHLYDLRATSFKMQTAIVRHILAYGSAMMETQETEIAALDEAFHVQLKGYAKYVISREEQALYEDIMARWHDVQAARAKVLHLSRLYSKDAADDIQRGEGAVQLAAFTAAIQRLIELNKELAADAYTANTTEVSDVIHYMLLITLGGLASGLFLGWNISRKISAGLNNIVTATTAMRSGQLQARANLTSQDEIGQLAQAFNEMAAKIETDVADVLEAKHTMMAIDHTYSIIEFNLDGTIIGANENFLRLSGYAKDELIGSHHRILCDPTYVKSNDYATFWERLAQGHFETGTYQRITKGGKPIWIQTSYNPTLNANGEIYKIVKFATDITAQKEAEIARHEQETRLQAIVSNAVDGIVTINDRGIIESFNLAAERMFGYTSAEAIGQNVKLLMPEPYRSEHDGYLDNYKKSGHPKIIGIGREVVGQRKDGSTFPLELAVSELHLQGRRLFTGILRDITERAAAATKLEQAAIQMECINLELEMANDEVREATETKSAFLASMSHEIRTPMNSIVGMAQLLGETSLTPEQQDYTQRLRRASDHLLDLINDILDLSKIESGHLELETVPIDLHNLLENVGEMMALRAHAKQIDFVLRACPGLPDGVSGDPTRLRQILVNLVGNAIKFTETGQVLVQVESTEANQVRFSVSDTGIGIPAEKLDSIFDGFSQADASTTRKYGGTGLGLNICKRLVKLMDGDISVTSTPGIGSDFVFTVPLPTVPLETTPAGLDLHVLKETRILVVDDHQPTRLVITEILSAADALVSDVASGPLAMSFLQAAQTDNQPVQLMIVDHRMPDMDGLELVQAVRAMPSGKDLPVLFLLSNSQESDRKHLQELTRTHPILKPVSRTKLLVTVRDALAGQSLSVNLNPDHAAGTSRRPLRILLVDDLEDNRDLVIFFLKSLPYSVDTAENGLEAVERIRTTSYDIVLMDVQMPRMDGLQATATIRQWERTEGRRPTPIIALTAQALTEEREKALAAGYTAHLTKPIKKPDLLKAIEGYTALIQDQAA; the protein is encoded by the coding sequence ATGAAGAGATTTCGAGACCTGAGCATTCTGAGTAAACTGGCCATAGCGTTTGGCTTCATGGAGCTGCTGCTGGTTGGAATGAGTGTGCTCTCCGTTCGAAGTACTATCCAGTTCCATGATCGTATCGATACTCTCTACCAGACCCACGTACTTCCAACCACTCACCTCTACGATCTGCGCGCCACAAGTTTCAAAATGCAAACAGCGATTGTCCGGCATATTCTGGCCTATGGATCGGCCATGATGGAGACCCAAGAAACTGAGATTGCCGCATTAGACGAGGCATTCCACGTACAGCTGAAAGGCTATGCGAAATATGTCATATCACGAGAAGAGCAGGCACTCTACGAGGACATCATGGCACGGTGGCACGACGTTCAAGCTGCGCGAGCGAAGGTGCTCCACCTGAGTAGGCTCTATAGTAAAGATGCCGCTGACGATATCCAACGAGGCGAAGGGGCTGTCCAGCTTGCGGCATTCACTGCGGCGATTCAACGGCTTATCGAGCTGAACAAGGAGCTGGCTGCGGACGCGTATACCGCCAACACGACAGAGGTGTCAGATGTCATCCACTACATGCTCCTGATTACGCTTGGAGGATTGGCCTCTGGACTGTTCCTGGGATGGAACATCTCCCGGAAGATCTCAGCTGGCCTAAACAACATCGTCACGGCGACCACCGCGATGAGATCCGGCCAGCTTCAGGCCCGAGCGAACCTCACCTCACAAGATGAAATCGGACAACTGGCACAGGCGTTCAATGAGATGGCGGCGAAGATCGAGACCGATGTGGCAGACGTACTCGAAGCAAAACACACGATGATGGCTATCGATCATACCTATTCCATCATCGAGTTCAACTTGGACGGGACGATCATCGGCGCAAACGAAAACTTCTTAAGATTGAGCGGGTATGCCAAGGATGAATTGATTGGCTCCCATCACCGGATTTTGTGCGATCCGACTTACGTGAAGAGCAACGACTACGCAACTTTTTGGGAAAGGCTCGCTCAAGGACACTTCGAGACCGGCACGTACCAGCGGATCACCAAAGGCGGAAAGCCCATCTGGATTCAAACGTCCTATAACCCGACCCTCAACGCCAATGGCGAAATCTATAAAATTGTCAAGTTCGCCACTGATATCACAGCTCAAAAGGAGGCGGAGATTGCCCGACATGAACAGGAAACGCGCCTGCAAGCGATCGTCAGTAATGCGGTAGACGGAATTGTGACAATCAACGACCGCGGCATCATCGAATCGTTCAACCTAGCGGCTGAGCGCATGTTCGGCTACACCTCGGCCGAGGCCATCGGGCAGAATGTCAAACTGCTCATGCCGGAGCCGTATCGATCAGAACATGACGGCTATCTTGATAACTACAAGAAAAGCGGTCATCCGAAAATCATCGGGATCGGGCGCGAAGTGGTCGGTCAACGGAAAGACGGGTCGACCTTTCCGCTTGAATTGGCCGTCAGTGAGCTTCACTTGCAAGGGCGTCGCCTCTTTACCGGCATTCTACGCGATATCACTGAACGCGCTGCAGCCGCAACTAAACTTGAGCAGGCGGCGATTCAAATGGAGTGCATCAATCTCGAGCTGGAAATGGCGAATGACGAGGTGCGGGAAGCAACCGAAACGAAGAGCGCCTTCCTGGCATCCATGAGCCATGAGATCCGAACTCCAATGAACTCGATCGTCGGCATGGCGCAGCTGCTCGGCGAAACATCCCTCACCCCTGAACAACAGGACTACACACAGCGTCTCAGGCGAGCCAGCGATCACTTACTGGATCTGATCAACGACATTCTGGATCTCTCAAAAATTGAATCCGGACATTTGGAACTAGAAACGGTCCCCATCGACCTACACAATCTTCTGGAGAACGTCGGTGAGATGATGGCCTTGCGCGCTCATGCCAAACAGATCGACTTCGTCCTGCGGGCATGCCCTGGCCTCCCTGACGGAGTCTCCGGAGATCCGACGAGGCTCCGTCAGATCCTCGTGAATCTGGTAGGCAACGCGATAAAATTCACGGAAACGGGTCAGGTCCTGGTTCAGGTCGAATCGACCGAAGCCAACCAGGTCCGGTTTTCCGTCTCGGATACCGGCATCGGCATTCCGGCCGAGAAGCTCGATTCCATCTTTGACGGCTTTTCTCAAGCCGATGCGTCCACAACCAGAAAATATGGCGGCACAGGGCTCGGCCTCAACATCTGCAAACGCCTCGTGAAGCTGATGGACGGCGACATCTCCGTGACCAGCACTCCTGGAATCGGTTCCGACTTTGTCTTCACGGTTCCCTTGCCCACCGTACCGCTTGAGACGACGCCGGCGGGCCTAGATCTCCATGTCCTGAAAGAGACACGCATTCTCGTCGTGGACGATCACCAACCGACACGCCTCGTCATCACTGAGATCCTCTCAGCAGCCGACGCACTCGTCAGCGACGTAGCCTCAGGTCCATTGGCGATGAGCTTCCTCCAGGCCGCTCAGACCGATAATCAGCCGGTGCAGCTCATGATTGTGGATCATCGCATGCCTGACATGGATGGCCTCGAACTTGTACAAGCAGTCCGGGCTATGCCCTCCGGGAAGGACCTTCCGGTCCTGTTTCTACTCTCGAATTCTCAAGAGTCAGACCGCAAGCATTTACAAGAGCTTACCCGTACGCATCCCATTCTCAAACCGGTTTCACGGACAAAGTTACTTGTGACGGTCAGAGACGCACTCGCAGGACAGTCTCTCTCGGTCAATCTCAATCCCGACCATGCTGCTGGAACGAGTCGACGTCCACTTCGAATCCTGTTGGTCGACGACTTGGAAGACAATCGAGATCTCGTCATCTTCTTCCTCAAAAGCCTGCCGTACTCAGTGGACACAGCCGAAAACGGTTTGGAAGCGGTCGAAAGGATTCGCACCACTTCGTATGATATCGTTCTCATGGACGTACAGATGCCGCGTATGGACGGTCTCCAAGCCACAGCAACGATCCGCCAATGGGAACGGACGGAAGGTCGGCGACCTACACCCATCATCGCTCTCACAGCCCAGGCGCTGACTGAAGAACGAGAGAAGGCTCTGGCGGCAGGGTATACGGCCCATCTGACAAAACCGATCAAGAAGCCAGATTTGCTGAAGGCCATCGAGGGTTATACCGCTTTGATCCAAGACCAAGCCGCCTGA
- a CDS encoding response regulator: protein MDKPILFLVEDEEDTASLIRMIMEEEGYEIIHASDGRQAQVKINALPPPALVLLDMELPYLHGLELLAQIRKKTTWNGAPVVMLTADSDQTRICKAIVAGASDYILKPFKRESLLARLARFRAPGLKRRTA from the coding sequence ATGGATAAACCGATTCTTTTTCTGGTTGAAGACGAAGAAGATACCGCCTCCCTCATTCGAATGATTATGGAAGAAGAAGGCTACGAGATAATCCACGCGAGCGACGGCAGGCAGGCACAGGTCAAGATCAATGCACTACCACCGCCGGCGCTCGTGCTTCTGGATATGGAACTTCCATACCTGCATGGACTTGAACTCCTGGCCCAGATTCGGAAAAAGACGACCTGGAACGGTGCCCCGGTCGTCATGCTGACCGCCGACAGCGATCAAACGCGCATCTGCAAGGCAATCGTAGCGGGTGCATCTGACTATATCTTGAAGCCGTTCAAGCGAGAGTCCTTGCTGGCACGGCTTGCCCGTTTCCGAGCGCCTGGGTTGAAACGTCGTACAGCCTAG
- a CDS encoding Hpt domain-containing protein, translating into MSDPSLNTPSMTEPPEIVHVDASFEPLIPRFMVNRKKEIVTMRQALTEQDFETVRSVAHGMKGVGGSYGFDRVTELAAMIEQAAKSADASSITQHLHTLESYLNNIQIAYD; encoded by the coding sequence ATGTCGGACCCGTCACTGAATACACCATCAATGACTGAGCCTCCGGAGATCGTTCATGTTGATGCCTCTTTCGAACCGCTGATACCGCGCTTTATGGTCAATCGAAAAAAAGAAATCGTCACGATGCGGCAGGCCCTCACAGAACAGGACTTTGAGACGGTGCGAAGTGTCGCACATGGGATGAAAGGCGTCGGTGGGAGCTACGGATTCGACCGGGTTACTGAACTCGCCGCCATGATTGAGCAGGCAGCCAAATCGGCAGATGCCTCGAGCATCACGCAACACTTGCACACTTTGGAAAGCTATTTGAACAACATCCAGATCGCCTACGACTGA
- a CDS encoding HD-GYP domain-containing protein: protein MAWLPLDPTLLRVGLYIKIDHSWMEHPFVRNVFTVSSPTEIAIIRKHRLTKLFYDPQLSHADVVESLTKPSVPVRAFEIDAETEKDAEEDEQSILKEKQRQLQTALEHRKAIEDNSRTYAKATNDVSVVMAMANAGQPSTMQAATKILETMGKVTAQEPVLLSLVCAESRAEPGQELAMHALNVSALAKLTAKTLGLSPEETEHVGIGGLFHNIGMNRVPLAVRLKSEEDLSPTEAKLLRMYPQLGKEILEGMPDVAPEIIEIVHQHREYLDGTGYPKKLINGDITKTARLVGTIVEYNLRVSDRRSARYLSPSQALTYLYTKLRNKYGPDVIDPFIATVTVFPPGSFVELSDGSFGLVIKTNSQERLRPVIMLYERNASHDQAAIIDLARERSISIEKSLDPKTLPERVKNALLPTQLNGYLMTEK, encoded by the coding sequence ATGGCGTGGCTCCCGCTTGATCCAACGCTGCTACGAGTCGGGCTCTATATCAAGATCGACCATTCGTGGATGGAACATCCCTTCGTCCGCAATGTTTTTACGGTCTCCTCACCGACGGAAATCGCGATTATTCGGAAACATCGCCTCACCAAGCTGTTTTATGACCCCCAACTCTCTCATGCTGATGTCGTCGAGTCCCTGACCAAGCCGTCGGTTCCCGTCCGTGCCTTTGAAATCGATGCCGAAACCGAGAAGGATGCCGAGGAGGACGAGCAGTCGATCCTCAAGGAAAAACAACGGCAGCTTCAGACGGCGCTGGAGCATCGCAAAGCCATCGAAGACAACTCGCGCACCTATGCCAAGGCGACCAATGATGTGTCGGTCGTCATGGCGATGGCCAATGCCGGACAGCCGAGCACCATGCAGGCGGCGACCAAGATCTTGGAGACGATGGGCAAGGTTACGGCACAGGAGCCTGTCTTGCTGAGTCTCGTCTGTGCAGAGAGTCGGGCGGAACCAGGCCAGGAGTTGGCCATGCATGCGCTGAATGTGAGTGCGCTTGCCAAACTCACGGCCAAGACGCTCGGTCTCAGCCCTGAAGAAACCGAGCACGTCGGGATAGGTGGACTCTTTCACAACATCGGGATGAATCGAGTTCCGTTGGCGGTCCGCCTGAAGAGCGAGGAGGACCTCTCGCCGACCGAGGCTAAATTACTTCGGATGTATCCTCAACTGGGGAAGGAGATCTTGGAAGGCATGCCTGATGTGGCTCCCGAGATCATTGAGATTGTCCACCAACACCGGGAATATCTCGACGGCACCGGATATCCTAAGAAGCTCATCAACGGGGATATCACCAAGACGGCACGATTGGTCGGGACGATCGTTGAGTACAATCTGAGGGTCAGTGATCGGCGGTCTGCGCGCTACCTCAGTCCAAGCCAAGCCTTGACGTATCTGTATACGAAACTGCGGAATAAGTATGGTCCGGACGTCATCGATCCGTTCATCGCGACCGTCACCGTCTTTCCGCCCGGCTCATTTGTGGAATTGAGCGATGGGAGCTTCGGGTTGGTGATCAAGACCAATAGCCAGGAGCGTTTGCGCCCGGTCATCATGCTGTATGAACGGAATGCCTCGCACGATCAAGCGGCGATCATTGATTTGGCGAGGGAACGATCGATCTCGATCGAGAAAAGCTTAGATCCCAAGACCCTGCCTGAACGGGTCAAGAATGCCTTGTTGCCGACGCAACTCAACGGGTATTTAATGACGGAAAAATAA
- a CDS encoding HD-GYP domain-containing protein: protein MPWLPLNPTLLRLGLYIKIDHPWLDHPFVRNVFTVSSPTEIAIIRKYHLNRLFYDTERSHADVVAAITDPSASVEEFQIDAETAQDAEADEQSILKEKEKQIQSILQHRKEVEENTRTYIDARNEISVMLAMANAGQADMLRTATKIMGSLDNALQQKDVAISLVCAESNGEPGQELAMQAMNVSALAVLTAKTMGLVPEEIERVGMGALLHNIGMSRVPLAVRVKSEEDMSPTETKLLRMYPQLGKEILEVIPGMDAEVVEIVHQHREWIDGTGYPKRLFAGDINKLARLVGVIVEYNAMTSDRRSPRYLGPGQALSHLYAKMQHKYGPDVIDAFIATVTVFPPGSFVELSDGSFGLVLKCNLDERLRPIVMLYERQASHEQAAIIDLARERSLSIERSIDTKTLPERVKNALLPTKLNGYVLTTTQKKPEGGNG, encoded by the coding sequence GTGCCGTGGCTTCCACTTAATCCAACCTTACTTCGTCTAGGGCTCTATATCAAGATCGACCATCCCTGGTTGGATCACCCATTCGTCCGTAATGTCTTTACTGTTTCCTCGCCGACAGAAATCGCCATTATTCGGAAGTACCATCTCAATAGGTTGTTTTATGACACTGAGCGTTCCCACGCAGATGTCGTAGCCGCTATCACTGATCCGTCCGCCTCGGTGGAGGAGTTCCAAATCGACGCCGAAACGGCGCAGGATGCCGAAGCTGATGAGCAGTCGATCCTCAAAGAGAAAGAAAAACAGATTCAGAGCATCCTTCAGCATCGGAAGGAAGTTGAAGAAAATACACGCACATACATCGATGCAAGGAACGAGATCTCTGTCATGCTGGCTATGGCCAACGCCGGACAGGCGGATATGTTGCGTACGGCTACGAAGATCATGGGGAGTTTGGACAACGCCCTTCAGCAAAAGGATGTTGCGATTAGCCTCGTATGCGCAGAAAGTAATGGCGAGCCAGGACAGGAGCTCGCCATGCAGGCGATGAACGTGAGCGCATTGGCCGTCTTGACGGCGAAAACAATGGGTCTTGTACCGGAAGAGATTGAGCGAGTGGGGATGGGTGCGTTACTTCATAATATCGGCATGAGTCGCGTTCCCTTAGCCGTCCGTGTCAAAAGCGAAGAGGATATGTCTCCGACGGAGACGAAGCTTCTCCGGATGTATCCTCAGCTTGGCAAGGAAATCCTAGAAGTCATTCCAGGTATGGATGCTGAGGTTGTTGAGATTGTCCACCAGCATCGAGAATGGATCGATGGGACTGGATACCCCAAGCGATTATTTGCCGGGGATATCAACAAACTGGCTCGTTTGGTTGGGGTGATTGTAGAATACAACGCCATGACGAGCGACCGCCGTTCACCTCGATATCTTGGACCCGGGCAGGCATTGTCGCATCTCTATGCAAAAATGCAGCATAAGTATGGTCCGGATGTTATCGACGCCTTTATCGCAACCGTCACCGTGTTTCCTCCTGGTTCGTTTGTCGAGCTGAGCGATGGGAGCTTCGGGTTGGTCCTTAAATGCAATCTGGATGAGCGGCTGCGCCCCATCGTCATGCTGTACGAGCGGCAGGCGTCGCATGAGCAAGCCGCCATCATCGATCTGGCACGGGAACGATCACTCTCAATAGAAAGAAGTATAGATACTAAAACGTTGCCTGAGCGAGTGAAAAACGCCTTGCTCCCCACAAAGCTCAATGGATACGTGTTAACTACTACTCAGAAAAAACCGGAAGGGGGCAATGGATAA